The nucleotide sequence GGGCGGCGCTCTCCGGGTGCGGGGCAGTCAGCTGGCGGCAGGATCCGCGGCACTCGCCGACCGGGCCTCCCTCGTGGTCGCCAGTGAGCCCCTCGACGGAGAGCCCGGCTGGCGCGGCCTGGAGCCCGGCGAGCTCGTGCACGTCGGCCCGTCGCTCGCGGTGGAGTCGACCCGCCTGCCGTCGGCCTCCTAGCCCCGCGACCTGGCGGCGTGCCGCGCGACGCGCACCCGGTCGCCGCAGGCCGTCGAGCACCAGATGCGTCGGGCGTGATCCTGCCGGAACAGCCGGGAGCAGTCGGGTGCGGCGCACTCGCGCACCCTCAGAGCTGCGGGCGAGGCGAGGAGGGCGATGGCGTCGCGGGCGAGCGCTGCGGCGGCGTCGTCGACCCGAGCGCGGGCGCCTCGCGCGTCGGCGCCTCGCCCGTCGGCGCCCCGACCGCGGGCGCCGGGCGCGCCGGCGCGGTGCGGGACGAGGCGGGCGATCGCCGGGGCGTGCGGATCGCCGTGTCGGGTGCGGTGGCCGTGCCCGTCGACGAGCGCGGGGTCGGCGACGCCGGCCACGACGAGGGCGGGCACGACGGGCACTCTCGCGGCGGCGTCGTTGATCCGCCGCACCGCCTCCTGGGGCAGGCGCGACGGCCCGGCTTCCAGCGCCGCGCGCACGGCCGCTCGCAAGTCGGTGATCCGAGGCCCGGGCGCAGGATCCGAGTCCCCGACCGGCAGAGCGTGCTCCGTCGCCCACTCGCGCCACGCCGCCGCGTCGGCCACGAAGTCGACGGCACCGCGCGCCCCCACGACGAGCGTGTTCACGAGCGCGAGCGCGATCGAGTCGGACTCGCCGGGGGCGGGCGGGGGGAACGTCGCCATCGGGACGCCTTTCTTACGAAGTGATTACCGGGCTCCTGCGCCCCTGTCGTCGTCTCGACGCTAATGGTAAATCTTGGCAATATCCATTAGTTCTAAGGAGCATGTCATGAGAGCACTCACCCGCATCGGTGCCGTCTCGGCCGCCTCGATCGCCCTGGTCGGCGCGTTCGGTTCGGCCGCGCAGGCTGCGACGCCGTCGGCTTCGGCGGTCGCCGCGCACGCCTCGTTCAGTGCGCACGGCTCGTCGTCCGGCGCCGTGTTCGTCGAGACCGACAGCACCGTGGGCAACGCCGTGGTGGCCTATCGCCGCGCCGCCGACGGAACGCTCACCCAGTCGGGCCGCTACGCCACCGGCGGCGTCGGCGGCGTGCTGGGCGGCTCGGTCGTCGACCACACCGCCTCGGAGGGCGCCGTCGCGCGCAGCGAGGGCGACCTGCTCACGGTGAACGCCGGCAGCGACACGGTCACGTCGTTCCGGGTCGACGGAGACCGGCTCGCGCGCGTCTCGAGCGTCTCGTCGGGCGGCGACTTTCCCGTGAGCATCGCCACGCGGGGCGCCTACGTGTTCGTGCTCAACGCCCGAGACGGCGGATCGGTGCAGGGCTACCTGAATCTCGGCGGGCGTCTGGTCGCGCTGCCCGGCTCGCACCGCGCTCTCGGGCTCGACCCCGCCGCGACGCCGGAGTTCACGACGACGCCGGCACAGGTGTCGTTCACCCCCGACGGCAGCCACCTCGTCGTCAGCACGAAGGGCAACACGAGCGCGTTCGAGGTGTTCGGCGTGCGCGGCCTCCTCGGCCTCTCGGCGAAGCCCGTCACGACGACGGTCGCCGGCGCCGTGCCGTTCGGCTTCACCTTCGACGCGCGCGGCCGCATCGTCGCGACCGAGGCCGGCCCCAACGCCGTCGCCACGTTCGCCGTGCAGCCGTCGGGTGCCGTGACGCCCGTCTCGCAGACCCTCACGGGGCAGGCCGCGACGTGCTGGATCGTCGAGGCCGACGGGCGCTTCTACGCCTCGAACGCCGGCAGCGGCACGCTCTCGACCATCGCCGAGACCGCCTCGGGCCAGGTGTCGGTGCAGGCCACGACCGCGACCGACGCCGGAACCGTCGACGCCGCGGCCACGCCCGACGGGCGCTACGTGTACGCGCAGACCGGTGCGACCGGCACGCTCGACGAGTTCCGGGTGGGGGCCGACGGGTCGCTCGTGCGGATCGGCTCGGTCGTGGTGCCCGACGCGGTCGGCGGCGAGGGCATCGTCGCCGAGTAGTCGGGCTAGCGTGGAGGGATGAGCCAGCAGCGCCTCACCGTCGTGCTCGACGACGACCCGACCGGAACCCAGATGGCCACCGACGTCACCGTCCTGCTCGACTGGTCGGCCGAGGCGATCGCCGACGTGCTCCGCGCCGAGCGCGCCGTCTACGTGCAGACGAACTCGCGGGCGATCGACGAGTCGGCCGCCCGGGCGCTGGCCGCCGACCTGCGCGCCGCGATCGATCAGGCGGCGCAGGAGCTCGCCGAACCCGTCCTCGTCGTGCTCCGGGGCGACTCCACGCTGCGCGGCCACGTGTTCGCGGAGTCCGACGCCTTCCTCGGCGACGCGGGCCGGATCCTCTTCGTGCCGGCCTTCCCCCAGGGCGGCCGGACCACGATCGGCGGGGTCCACCGGGTCCGGATCGACGGCGTCGACGTGCCCGCGGGCGAGACCGAGTTCGCCGGCGACCCCGTTTTCGGCTTCCACTCGTCGAACCTCGTCGAGTGGGTGGCCGAGAAGGGAGAGCGGGCGGCGTTCACCGTCTCGCTCGCCGAGCTGCGAGACTCCGATCGCGAACCGGGAGCCGCCGTCGCCGACGCACTGGCCGCGGCGGCTCCCGGCGAGGTCGTCGCGCCCGACGCCGAGACCGACGACGACGTGCGCCTGATCCACGCGGGCCTCGAGCTGGCACTCGGCCGGGGAGTGCATGTGGTGGTGCGCTCGGCCGCGACGCTGGCCGCCCTGTGCGCAGGCAGGCTGAGCGACGGCTTCCTGCCGCGGCCGGTCGTGACCGCGGCTCCTGCGGCCCTGGTGGTGTGCGGGTCGCACACGGGTGCCGCGACCGAGCAGCTCGACCGCCTCGTCGCGCACCTCGGCGTGACGCCCGTCGAGGTCTCGACCGACGACGCCCTCCGCGAACCCGAGGCCGCCGGGCGCGCCGCCGCAGCCCAAGCGCGCAGGAGCCTCGAGACCGCCCGCGTGGTGATCCTCTCCACCGAGCGCCAACGCCGCGCCGCCGACGACACCCTGCAGCACGGCGAGCGCGTCATGCGGGCCCTCATGGTCGCCGCCCGAGAGCTCGCGCCGGGCTTCGCCGTGGTCGTGTCGAAGGGCGGGATCACGTCCGCCGAGGTGGCCCGCACGGCGATCGGCGCCGAGCGCGCGCACGTCCGCGGCCAGATCGCGCCGGGCATCTCGGTGTGGAGCCTCGACGGCGCGGCCGGCCCGACGACGCAGATCGTCGTGCCGGGCAACGTCGGCGGCGCCGAGACGCTCGTCGACGCCCTCGCGGCCGTCGGCCACGGCGCCGCCGGCTGAGGCGCTCGTTCCGGGCGAGGGCTAGCGTGGGGGCATGAGCCAGAGCAGCCTCACCGTCGTCATCACGGGGGGTGCGGGCTTCCTCGGCTCGCTCCTCGCCCGCACGCTTCTCAAGGCCGGGTCTCTCGGCGTCGGAGGGGCGGCACCGCAGGCGATCGGCCGGCTCCTGCTCGTCGATCTCGTGGCCCCGAGACCCGAGCTTGCCGCCGACGAGCGGGTCGAGGCCGTCGTCGGCGAGCTCGATGACGTGGCGCAGGAGCTCCCCGACGCCGACGTGGTGTTCCATCTGGCGGGTGTGGTCAGCGGCGCGGCCGAGGCCGACTTCGACCTCGGGCTGCACACCAACCTCGACGGCACGCGCCTCGTGCTGGAGCGCGCCCGCGCGCAGGCCACGCCGCCGGTGCTGGTGTTCGCGTCGTCGGTCGCGGTCTTCGGCGCCGACCCCGCGCTCGGGCCGATCGGGCGGGTCGACGACGACACGCTGCCCAGGCCGCAGTCGAGCTACGGCATCCAGAAGTTCATCGGCGAGCAGCTCGTCGCCGACTACGCCCGGAAGGGCTTCGTGCGCGGCCGCAGCGTGCGGCTGATGACCGTCTCGGTGCGGCCGGGAAAGCCGAACGCGGCGGCGTCGAGCTTCCTGTCGGGCATCATCCGCGAGCCGCTCGCGGGCGAGCGCGCCGTGTGCCCGGTCGATCCCGACCTGCCCGTCGCGCTGTCGTCGCCGCGGAAGACGATCGAGGGCATCATGCTCGCCGCGACCGCCGCCGACGACGCGTGGGGGAGCCTCACGGCGATGACGCTTCCGGGCCTCACGACCACGCCGAGGGCGATGGCCGCGGCCCTCGACGCGGTCACGGGCGAGGAGACGAGCGCCCTGATCGACTGGGCGCCTGATCCGGCGATCGAGGCCATCGTCATCACCTGGGCCGCCGACGTCGCGACTCCCCGGGCCGAGTCGATGGGACTCGCTCCCGAGGCGTCGTTCGACGACATCGTGCGGCAGTACGTGGAGTCGCTGGGCTAGCTACTCCACGCGGCCGGCGAACCGGTAGCGGAACCCGTCGCCGGTGTTCGCGGTGACGATGACGTCGTAGTAGCCCCACTCGTCGACCGGCCAGAAGACCGTGGAGGTCTTGCCGCCCTTGACCGTGACCGTCTGCGTCTTCGTGACGAAGTCGTTCGACGTGAGCGTGAAGATCGCCTGCGGCGTGCCGCCGTTCGCCAGCGCGAGCGAGAGGGCCGGCTTCTTCCCGGTGACCAGCGTCGCCGTCGCCGACGGGATCGGCACGTCGGTGTGAGTGCCTGAGAGGACCGTGCCGGCGAAGCGGCGGAGGAACCGGTCGGGGCCGTAGACCGAGAAGTCGTAGCGGCCGTCGAGGCCCGGGAGGGCGGCGTTCCAGGTGTACGAGGCCGTCGTCTTCGGGGCGAGGGTGTGCGGCGTCGACGCGAACGCGATCCAGGCGTTCGGGAACACCTGGTGCGAGACGCCCTGCGTGCCGTCGTTGTGCATCGTCAGCGTGACGGCGCCGTTCGCGCGGTTCACCGCCACGTTGGCGTACTGGCGGTAGGGGAGTGCGCGGTGCTGGGCGGTCCCGGGATCCTGCACCGGCATCTTCTGCGCACCGACGGCGGGTTCGCGGATCGACGGCTTGGACGCGTCGGCGTCCGCGGCCGCGACGAGCTTCTGCGTCTCCGAGAGGGGCAGCACCTCGGCGGCCGTCGGGATCGAGAAGTCGGGGTTCTGGAAGTCGAAGCACGACGTGAGGTCGCCCGAGATGGTGCGGCGCCAGGCCGAGATGTTCGGCTCTTCCACGCCCGTCCAGGTCTCGAGGAACCGGATGATCGACGTGTGGTCGAAGACCTGCGAGTTCACCCAGCCGCCGCGGCTCCAGGGCGAGACCACGGTGAGCGGCACTCGCGTGCCGTAGCCGATCGGCAGCCCGTCGACGTACTCGTCGGTCGTGCCCGGCTCGGCGAGCGGCGGGATCATGTGGTCGAAGTAGCCGTCGTTCTCGTCGTAGTTGATGAGCAGCACGGTGCTCGCCCAGGTGTCCGGGTTGCTCATCAGCGCCTGGATCACCGCGTTCGTGTAGTGCGCGCCGTAGTCGGGGCTCGCCGCCGGGTGCTCGCACCAGCCGTAGGGTGCGACGACGTACGACACCTCGGGCAGCGTGTTCGCCGCGGCGTCCTTGCCGAACTCGCTCAGCAGGTAGGTGACGTCCAGGCCCTTGCCGGAGTCGGGCTTCCAGCCGGTGTTGAGGCCGCCGTTGATCGCGAGGGCCTGGGTCGCAGGATCCGAGGACGCCAGCGCGTCGTGGTACTGGTGGAACAGCCACAGCGGGTTGTCGCCGTAGTCGCCGACATAGGGGTGGCTGCCGGAGTCGCCGACCTCGTCGTTCGAGTACGTCTTCCAGGTGACGCCGGCCTTCTGCAGGCGCTCCGGGTAGGTGGTCCAGCTGTAGACGGGGTTGTAGTCGGCCGGGTTGTCGGTCGCCGGGCCGCCGAGGCCGCCCTGCGGGTTGATCATGCCGGTCCACTGGTAGAGGCGGTTCGGCGTCGTCGGGCCGATCAGCGAGCAGTGGTAGTGGTCGGCGATCGTGAAGGCCGACGCGAGCGTGTGGTGGAACGGGATGTCGTCCTTGGTGAAGTAGCCCATCGTCTGCTCCGACTTGGCCGCCACCCAGTTGTTCCACGCGCCCTTGTTCCACGCCGTGTGGCCGCCGCCCCACGAGTGGTCGAGGCCGCCGGCGTTCTGCGCGTTGTAGTTCGCGGAGTCGAGCGGGAACGGCAGCATGTGGCCGCCGTCGGTGCGGGTCGGGTCGGGCTGCGCGAAGATCGTCCCGCCGCCCGGCAGCTCGAGGGCCTGCTTGTCGCTGTAGCCGCGGACGCCCGGGAGGGTGCCGTAGTAGTGGTCGAACGAGCGGTTCTCCTGCATGAGGATCACCACGTGCTTGACGTCCTTGATCGAGCGGGTGGCGCCCTTCTTGGCTGCTGACGCGGCGGACGTCGTCGCGGCGTCGGCGGAGGCGCCCTGCCCGAACGCGCCCGTCTGGGATCCTGCGGCCACACCCGCCATGATCGCGGCCGCGCCGCCGAGGAGGATCGTGCGACGGCTGACGCCCGGGCGGATCTCGGTCGGGTAGGAGTGGCCCTGGTCGAGGGGAGGGGCCGCGTTCAGCGTGACCTTCGGGGCGTGCTCTTCGGGCTTCGACTTGCTCATGGCTTCTTCTTCTCGTGTCGGTGTCGGTGCTACTTGACGGTGAAGGTGGTGACGACGGCCGCGCGGTTCGAGATCCACGCGTTGCCGCCGGTGTTCGTCGGGCCCTGCGGGAACCCGTCGACGAGCGTGTGCGACTCGTCGACCGAGAGCTTCCCGGAGTAGTCGACGTAGTCGAGCCGCTCCGGCCCGTCGGTCTGCGCCGTGCTCGTCGACGACGTGCCGGCGGCCGTGGCGGCGTCAACGGTCGCGGCCGCGCCGGTGGTGACGGGCGGGAAGATCGACGTGGTCTGGCCCGAGTCCTTCGCGGCGTTCGGGTGCTCGGCGCGGTAGGAGTCGGTGAGGCCGGCATCGAGCAGGAGCTGCGGAACCGGCCAGGCGACCGACCCGATGCCGCAGTGGCTCGCCGCCGTCTTGGACGTCCAGTCGCTCGCCGCGGGCGACTCGAGGTCGCCGAGCACGAGGTTCGGCACGTTCTTCGTCGTGGCCTTCTCGATCGCCTTCGACAGCGCCTTCGCCTGGCTGTAGCGGAGCGTCGCCTTCTCGGTCGCGACGATCTCCTTCGAGGTCGGCGTCGCCGTCGCTGCGCACGCGGCGGCCGGACCGAACGCGTCGGAGTCGAGCTGCGTGCTCCACACCTGGAGGCGGGTGCCCGCGACGTTCACGAGGGCCGCGACGGCGGGGACGCCGGTGGGCACGGCGCCGTTGTCCTTCGCCAGCGGGTAGCGGCTGATGATCGCCTGCCCGCCGGCCGACTCGACGTGACCCCAGCCGAGCAGCTTCGCGACCAGCGTGGCCTGCGTGCCGAGGGTGTCCTGGAGGCCGACGACGTCGAGGCGGTTCGAGACGATGGAGCCGACGAGCTTCTCGCGGGCTCCTGCGACATGGCTGCCGCCATCCCACATGTCGAGCGTCGCCGCCTTGACCTGGGGCTTCGCGTTCTTCGCGCTCAGCGGGAACTCGACCGTGATCGTGCCCGTGACACCAGCGGTGTCGGTCGCCTGGATCGTGACCGTGCCCTCGTCGTTCGCCGACTTGCTCGGGCTCGACGGCGTCGTGCCGGTGATCTCGCCCGTGGTCGAGA is from Frondihabitans australicus and encodes:
- a CDS encoding four-carbon acid sugar kinase family protein; this translates as MSQQRLTVVLDDDPTGTQMATDVTVLLDWSAEAIADVLRAERAVYVQTNSRAIDESAARALAADLRAAIDQAAQELAEPVLVVLRGDSTLRGHVFAESDAFLGDAGRILFVPAFPQGGRTTIGGVHRVRIDGVDVPAGETEFAGDPVFGFHSSNLVEWVAEKGERAAFTVSLAELRDSDREPGAAVADALAAAAPGEVVAPDAETDDDVRLIHAGLELALGRGVHVVVRSAATLAALCAGRLSDGFLPRPVVTAAPAALVVCGSHTGAATEQLDRLVAHLGVTPVEVSTDDALREPEAAGRAAAAQARRSLETARVVILSTERQRRAADDTLQHGERVMRALMVAARELAPGFAVVVSKGGITSAEVARTAIGAERAHVRGQIAPGISVWSLDGAAGPTTQIVVPGNVGGAETLVDALAAVGHGAAG
- a CDS encoding lactonase family protein; amino-acid sequence: MRALTRIGAVSAASIALVGAFGSAAQAATPSASAVAAHASFSAHGSSSGAVFVETDSTVGNAVVAYRRAADGTLTQSGRYATGGVGGVLGGSVVDHTASEGAVARSEGDLLTVNAGSDTVTSFRVDGDRLARVSSVSSGGDFPVSIATRGAYVFVLNARDGGSVQGYLNLGGRLVALPGSHRALGLDPAATPEFTTTPAQVSFTPDGSHLVVSTKGNTSAFEVFGVRGLLGLSAKPVTTTVAGAVPFGFTFDARGRIVATEAGPNAVATFAVQPSGAVTPVSQTLTGQAATCWIVEADGRFYASNAGSGTLSTIAETASGQVSVQATTATDAGTVDAAATPDGRYVYAQTGATGTLDEFRVGADGSLVRIGSVVVPDAVGGEGIVAE
- the denD gene encoding D-erythronate dehydrogenase, producing the protein MSQSSLTVVITGGAGFLGSLLARTLLKAGSLGVGGAAPQAIGRLLLVDLVAPRPELAADERVEAVVGELDDVAQELPDADVVFHLAGVVSGAAEADFDLGLHTNLDGTRLVLERARAQATPPVLVFASSVAVFGADPALGPIGRVDDDTLPRPQSSYGIQKFIGEQLVADYARKGFVRGRSVRLMTVSVRPGKPNAAASSFLSGIIREPLAGERAVCPVDPDLPVALSSPRKTIEGIMLAATAADDAWGSLTAMTLPGLTTTPRAMAAALDAVTGEETSALIDWAPDPAIEAIVITWAADVATPRAESMGLAPEASFDDIVRQYVESLG
- a CDS encoding CGNR zinc finger domain-containing protein, whose amino-acid sequence is MATFPPPAPGESDSIALALVNTLVVGARGAVDFVADAAAWREWATEHALPVGDSDPAPGPRITDLRAAVRAALEAGPSRLPQEAVRRINDAAARVPVVPALVVAGVADPALVDGHGHRTRHGDPHAPAIARLVPHRAGAPGARGRGADGRGADARGARARVDDAAAALARDAIALLASPAALRVRECAAPDCSRLFRQDHARRIWCSTACGDRVRVARHAARSRG
- a CDS encoding phosphocholine-specific phospholipase C gives rise to the protein MSKSKPEEHAPKVTLNAAPPLDQGHSYPTEIRPGVSRRTILLGGAAAIMAGVAAGSQTGAFGQGASADAATTSAASAAKKGATRSIKDVKHVVILMQENRSFDHYYGTLPGVRGYSDKQALELPGGGTIFAQPDPTRTDGGHMLPFPLDSANYNAQNAGGLDHSWGGGHTAWNKGAWNNWVAAKSEQTMGYFTKDDIPFHHTLASAFTIADHYHCSLIGPTTPNRLYQWTGMINPQGGLGGPATDNPADYNPVYSWTTYPERLQKAGVTWKTYSNDEVGDSGSHPYVGDYGDNPLWLFHQYHDALASSDPATQALAINGGLNTGWKPDSGKGLDVTYLLSEFGKDAAANTLPEVSYVVAPYGWCEHPAASPDYGAHYTNAVIQALMSNPDTWASTVLLINYDENDGYFDHMIPPLAEPGTTDEYVDGLPIGYGTRVPLTVVSPWSRGGWVNSQVFDHTSIIRFLETWTGVEEPNISAWRRTISGDLTSCFDFQNPDFSIPTAAEVLPLSETQKLVAAADADASKPSIREPAVGAQKMPVQDPGTAQHRALPYRQYANVAVNRANGAVTLTMHNDGTQGVSHQVFPNAWIAFASTPHTLAPKTTASYTWNAALPGLDGRYDFSVYGPDRFLRRFAGTVLSGTHTDVPIPSATATLVTGKKPALSLALANGGTPQAIFTLTSNDFVTKTQTVTVKGGKTSTVFWPVDEWGYYDVIVTANTGDGFRYRFAGRVE